DNA from Pelobacter propionicus DSM 2379:
GACCAGTTTTTGAGACAGTTCCTGCAGGGGTTGACGATCCGTTGCCGGGGAACCGCTGGTGTGGAAGGACAATAGCCGGCAGGATGAGACGCTCACGGCTGCTGCGGCTGCAGCTTGTGGCAGAAAAGACAACGGTTTTTCGGGGGGTGGTTGGGCGGAAAACGAACGTTGCGCGCCTTGTGGCATGGCTCGCAGTAGGTTTCCGCCCCCTTTTTGTCCGGTTTGAAGAACATTCTTCTGACAAACGATGCATTTGCGTCCGGAGCCCCGGCGTAGGCAGCCTGATAAACGATGTGGTGGTTTTCGTCCTGGGGCACCGTCTTGGTCTTCTCCTTGCCGGTGAGGGAGATGACGACACCCAGCACCACGGCGATCAGCGCCACAAACGCCATGTCCCGTTTATCCATCTTCATGGGTAGGGGGGGGCCCTGCGCTAATCGGATTTGACCAGCGAGAAGTAGATGATGACCCCGCCGATAACCCCTCCGATGACCACAAAGGGTACAATCGAGCCCAGCGACAGCTCTTCGCTCGTGGAGGACGCGGGTATGGCGAAACGCACGAGAACGATCAGGCCGATCAGGCCGAACAGCGATAGCAGGACGGTTTTCGAGCGCTTGATGACGCCGAGAAACAACACGATGGCGATAACCCCCAGCACCACCGGGTTGGTGAAGATCTGCTTCATCGTCAGGGTCTGCATGGTGTGCATCAGGTTCGCTGTTTCAAGCGGTCGCAGAGCCTCGGTGGTTTTTTCGATGAGCTGCTGTTTTTCCATGTGATCTCCACTCTGTTTCGCTGTTCGACTGCGGAATACTATGACAAACCGGCGGTTATGGCAATGGAAATGGAAAAGACGCCGGGGGGTGCGCTCCTCGTGCTCAACTCAGGAAATCCATCACCTTGTCAAGAAAGCCCTTCTTCATGGGGTGGCTCTCGTCCGTGCTGTGTCTGGCGAATTCTTCCAGCAGCTCCTTCTGTTTGCGGGTCAGATTGGTGGGGGTCTCAACCCGAATGACCACCAGTTGGTCGCCGCGGCCGTATCCCTGCAGCGAGGGGAAACCCTTGCCCCTCAAGCGGTAGACCTTGCCCGACTGAGTGCCTTCGGCGATCTTCATGCTTACCTTGCCGTCCAGGGTGGGCACCTCTATCTCGCACCCCAGTGCGGCCTGGATGAAGCTGATGGGGAACTCGCAGATGACGTTGTTGTCCTCGCGCTGGAAGAGCGGGTGCTCCTTGACGGATAGGGCAACGTACAGGTCGCCGTTGGGGCCTCCCTTGAGCCCCTGTCCGCCGTCACCGGCCGATTTGAGGCGCAGGCCGGTTTCCACTCCCGCCGGGATCTTGATGGAGAGGGTTTTGGTGTCCTTGACGCTCCCCTTGCCGCGACAGTCGGGGCAGGGGTCAGTGACGATCTTTCCTTCTCCGTTGCACTGTCCGCAGGTCTTGCTGACACTGAAGATCCCCTGCTGATAGCGGACTTGGCCAGCTCCGCGGCAGGTGGGACAGACCTTTGGCTCGGAGCCCGGACGGGAGCCGGAGCCGTTGCAGCTGCCGCAGCGTTTCGCGAAGGGTACCTCGATCTTCTTTTCAACGCCGAAGGCCGCCTCTTCGAAGCTTATCTCCAGGTTGTAGAGCAGATCGTCGCCCCGTCTCCCCTGGCTGCGGCCGCGTCCACCGCCTCCGCCGAAGATGTCGCCGAAGATGTCGCCGAAGATATCACCGAAGGGGGTGCCGGCGCCAAACCCGCCGAAGCCTCCGCCGGAGAATCCGTTGGAACCTGATACTCCCGCATGGCCGAACTGGTCATACTGGGCGCGCTTCTGGGCATCGGAGAGCACCTCGTACGCCTCGGAGAGTTCCTTGAATTTTTCCTCGGCAGCCTTGTCGTTGGGATTCTTGTCGGGGTGGTACTGCAGGGCCTGCTTGCGGAAGGACTTCTTTATTTCCGTATCCGAGGCGTTTCTGTGGACGCCCAGCACCTCGTAGTAGTCTCTCTTTTCGCCGTTTGCCAAAATGATTTCCTTGTAATGCAAAGAGCAGCGCCCTCAGGTGAGGCGCTGCCCGTTGCAGGTAATGAGATACACCCCGTGGCGTTCGATCTTCGACGCCTTCCGGCGCCACGCCACTGGGGCTGGTTACTTCTTGACCTCTTCGAAGTCGGCGTCGACGACGTTTTCGTCCTTGCCCGATTCTTTCCTGGCCTGTTCGCCAGACCCGGTCTCACCGTGCTCACCCGGCTGTTCCTTGGCGGCGTACATGGCTTCCGCCAGTTTGTGGGCAGCCTGTGCCAGTTCGTCGGTGGCTTTTTTGATGGCCTCGGCATCTTCGCCGTCCATTACCTTCTTCAGTTCGACGATCTTGTTTTCGATGTTTCCCTTCTCTACGGCGTCGATCTTGTCGCCGAACTCCTTCAGCGACTTCTCGGTGCTGTAGACCATGCTGTCGGCATGGTTGCGGGCCTCGATGGCGTCGCGCTTCTTCTTGTCCTCGTCGGCATGGGATTCGGCGTCACGCACCATCTTGTCGATCTCCTCCTTGGAGAGGCCGCTGGAGGCGGTGATGCGGATGGACTGCTCCTTGCCGGTGCCCAGATCCTTGGCGGAGACGTGTACGATGCCGTTGGCGTCGATGTCGAAGGTGACCTCGACCTGGGGGATGCCGCGCGGTGCCGGCGGAATGCCGGTCAGTTCGAAGTTGCCCAGGGTCTTGTTGTCACGGGACATCTCGCGCTCACCCTGAAGGACATGGATGGAGACGGCCGGCTGGTTGTCGGCCGCGGTGGAGAACACCTGGCTCTTGCGGCAGGGGATGGTGGTGTTCTTTTCGATCAGCTTGGTCATGACACCGCCCAGGGTCTCGATGCCCAAGGAGAGCGGGGTTACGTCCAGCAGCAGGACGTCCTTGACGTCGCCCTTCAGGACGCCCCCCTGGATGCCTGCGCCGATGGCCACCACCTCGTCAGGGTTCACGCCGCGGTTGGGGGTCTTGCCGAAGATGGCCTCGACCTTCTTCTGCACGGCCGGCATGCGGGTCATGCCACCCACCAGGATGACCTCATCGATATCGGAAGCGGAGAGGCCGGCATCCTTCATGGCGGTGCGGCAGGGACCCTCCAGTTTGGCCAGCAGTTCGCCGCAGATGGTTTCCAGTTTGGCGCGGGAGAGCTTCATGGTCAGATGCTTGGGACCGGAGGCATCGGCGGTGATGAAGGGGAGGTTGATGTCGGTCTCCATGGAGCTGGACAGCTCGCACTTGGCCTTTTCCGCGGCCTCTTTCAGGCGCTGCAAGGCCATTTTGTCACCCCGCAGGTTGATGCCCTGATCCTTATGGAACTCGTCGGCGATCCAGTCGATCACCAGCTGGTCGAAGTCCTCGCCCCCCAGGAATGTGTCGCCGTTGGTTGACTTGACCTCGAAGACGCCGTCGCCCAGTTCCAGGATGGAGATGTCGAACGTGCCGCCACCAAGGTCGAAAACAGCGACCTTTTCCTCTTTCTTCTTGTCCAGGCCGTAGGCCAGGGCAGCGGCGGTCGGCTCGTTGATGATGCGCAGCACGTTGAGGCCGGCGATCTTGCCGGCGTCCTTGGTTGCCTGGCGCTGGGAGTCGTCGAAGTAGGCCGGCACGGTGATCACGGCGTCGGTGACGGTCTGCCCCAGATAATCCTCGGCGGTCTGTTTCATCTTCTGCAACACGAAGGCGGAAATCTCGGGGGGGGAGTAGCGTTTGCCGCGCGCCTCGACCCAGGCGTCGTTGTTGTCGGCCTTGACGATCTTGAAGGGGGAGATGGCGATGTCCCTCTTGACCGCCTCGGTGTCGAATTTCCGGCCGATCAGGCGCTTGATGGCGTACAGGGTGTTCTCCGGGTTGGTAACCGCCTGGCGCTTTGCCTGCTGTCCCACGAGGCGCTCACCATTGTCGGCAAAGGCAACTATCGATGGTGTGGTGCGGCTCCCTTCGGAGTTGGCGATAACAATTGGTTCACCACCCTCCATGATCGCGACGCAGGAGTTGGTGGTTCCAAGGTCGATTCCTATTACTTTACTCATAACGCTCTATCCTCCTTGTCAATTCTTTCTGCTCTCAAAAGTAGTCATCGTTGGGGTGAAAAACAAGGGCGCCGGGAAAAATAAGTTCGCCGCTTACCCTCCGCGGAGAGGAACGGGGCTTACTTGGGCGCCGTGGCCACCGAAACCATGGCGGGACGCAGCAGGCGCTCCTTGAGCAGGTAGCCCTTCTGGAACTCCTCCACCACCGTATTGGGTGGGTGCTCATCGGTGGGGATCTGGGTCATTGCCTGGTGGAAGGAGGGGTCGAACGGGGCGCCGGACGTTTCCAGGGGGGTGACTCCGAACTTCTTCATGGCGTTGAGCAGCAAGCCGTGGATCATCTGGACCCCTTCCGTCAGGCCTGTCGAACCGTTTTCGTTGGCATGGGAAAGCGCTCGCTCCAGGTTGTCCACCACCGGCAGTATCTCTTCAAGTAGTGATTTTGTACCGTAGTTGAGCAGCTCTTCCTTTTCCCGGTTGGACCGTTTGCGGAAGTTCTCCAGATCGGCGCGTTCACGCACGAAACGGTCCCAGTTCTCGCGACACTCGGCCTCTTTGGCGGCCAGTTGCTCCTCGAGCCGCGAGATGCGTTCTTCCGGGGTGGCAGCCTCGGCAGCGCTGCTTTCGGGAGATGCCTGTTCCGCCTCGGGTGCGGCGGAAGTTTTCTGTTCTTCTGTTACATGCTTTTTCATGGTTCAGTGAGTCCTTTTTGTGCGTTTCATTTTTGATGCGAATGTCCTGGCGGTCAGTCGTTGTTCAGGAAACGGCTCAACAGGCGGGCTGTATAGTCGACGATGGGGATGACGCTGGAATAACCCATGCGGGTGGGGCCGATGATTCCCAGCATCCCCACGGCGTTGCTGCTGGTGACGAATCGCGAGGTGATCAAGCTGACGCCGGCGGTCTGGCTGAGCGGGGCTTCGGATCCGATGAAAATGCGCACACCCTCGGCGGACATGCAGCGGCCGAGCAGCTGCAGCAGGCGCCCCTTTTCCTCGAAGGCCCGGAAAATGTCCCTCATTCTGGTTACATCGCTGAACTCCGGTTGGTCCAGGATGCGGGCCTGCCCCTCCAGGAATATTTCGTCTCGTTCCACGCTCACCGCCTGCTTGCTGATGCGCAGTGCCTGGGAGAGCAGGTGGTCGTACTGGGTCTTTTCCTTTTTCATTTCTTCCAGG
Protein-coding regions in this window:
- the dnaJ gene encoding molecular chaperone DnaJ, with translation MANGEKRDYYEVLGVHRNASDTEIKKSFRKQALQYHPDKNPNDKAAEEKFKELSEAYEVLSDAQKRAQYDQFGHAGVSGSNGFSGGGFGGFGAGTPFGDIFGDIFGDIFGGGGGRGRSQGRRGDDLLYNLEISFEEAAFGVEKKIEVPFAKRCGSCNGSGSRPGSEPKVCPTCRGAGQVRYQQGIFSVSKTCGQCNGEGKIVTDPCPDCRGKGSVKDTKTLSIKIPAGVETGLRLKSAGDGGQGLKGGPNGDLYVALSVKEHPLFQREDNNVICEFPISFIQAALGCEIEVPTLDGKVSMKIAEGTQSGKVYRLRGKGFPSLQGYGRGDQLVVIRVETPTNLTRKQKELLEEFARHSTDESHPMKKGFLDKVMDFLS
- the dnaK gene encoding molecular chaperone DnaK, with the protein product MSKVIGIDLGTTNSCVAIMEGGEPIVIANSEGSRTTPSIVAFADNGERLVGQQAKRQAVTNPENTLYAIKRLIGRKFDTEAVKRDIAISPFKIVKADNNDAWVEARGKRYSPPEISAFVLQKMKQTAEDYLGQTVTDAVITVPAYFDDSQRQATKDAGKIAGLNVLRIINEPTAAALAYGLDKKKEEKVAVFDLGGGTFDISILELGDGVFEVKSTNGDTFLGGEDFDQLVIDWIADEFHKDQGINLRGDKMALQRLKEAAEKAKCELSSSMETDINLPFITADASGPKHLTMKLSRAKLETICGELLAKLEGPCRTAMKDAGLSASDIDEVILVGGMTRMPAVQKKVEAIFGKTPNRGVNPDEVVAIGAGIQGGVLKGDVKDVLLLDVTPLSLGIETLGGVMTKLIEKNTTIPCRKSQVFSTAADNQPAVSIHVLQGEREMSRDNKTLGNFELTGIPPAPRGIPQVEVTFDIDANGIVHVSAKDLGTGKEQSIRITASSGLSKEEIDKMVRDAESHADEDKKKRDAIEARNHADSMVYSTEKSLKEFGDKIDAVEKGNIENKIVELKKVMDGEDAEAIKKATDELAQAAHKLAEAMYAAKEQPGEHGETGSGEQARKESGKDENVVDADFEEVKK
- the grpE gene encoding nucleotide exchange factor GrpE → MKKHVTEEQKTSAAPEAEQASPESSAAEAATPEERISRLEEQLAAKEAECRENWDRFVRERADLENFRKRSNREKEELLNYGTKSLLEEILPVVDNLERALSHANENGSTGLTEGVQMIHGLLLNAMKKFGVTPLETSGAPFDPSFHQAMTQIPTDEHPPNTVVEEFQKGYLLKERLLRPAMVSVATAPK